Below is a genomic region from Erigeron canadensis isolate Cc75 chromosome 7, C_canadensis_v1, whole genome shotgun sequence.
ATGAAATAGAGGTGTTTGATGCTAAAACAGTCAACAGGCCTAAACATCAACTGCAATCTTGGCATCAAGACAAGTGAAGTCTTCATAAAATGCCTTCAAATGCTTGTACGAATGATTCACGTCATCCACTGCGCACATCTCCCGTATGCTGTGCATCGATAATTGTGGGGCTCCAATATCAACTGTCCGGATTCCAGTCCCACTTGCCAATATGGGCCCAATGGTTGAACCGCATGGCATGTCATTTCGAACAACAAAGTCCTGTTTTACACATTATTTTACTTGATTAGGCTTGTGTATCAGTAGAGAACAAATTTATTGCAGAATAATTGGTGTTTGTGTTTCAATCTTTCATTGAGGTGACCATTTGACAGAAGTCCTCAAAAAGCAACTTGGGATATCTTAGAGATGATAAAATGAAATTCTGGGTATCAGGTTGAAACCGGCAAGATTTTGTGCGGAGCAAAAAGCGTTGGGCTGTACTGACCCAAAACGTTTTGTATCCAACgtaatttaagaaaaatttaTGCATTGAAAATTTAGGTCAACtattgacccatttgacctgttttctattaactttttctattttaccCATTTAACCCAGTAGACTAGTAGAGAGAAAATGTAACCTGAGCCAACCTATTAAAGTAAACGCCTCAAATTGCCAACTTTAGGttacattttgttattttatcaaCCTGAATCAACCAGTTGATCTGTTACAGCATATATTAATGCAGGATGGTCATACAGAGTATTGTTTAATTGATATTTTTGGAATCTAATTGACACATTAAAGTCCAAAAACTTAACTGGTTAGCAGAAACCGGCATAACCAGTTTACTCATTTACCCAACCAGCCTATTTAACCCCTAAATTCTTCAACTTGTGGCTCACTTGAGTAGAACTCGAGTACAAAAACAAGTCCTTAGTTATGTATTAACAGATTCAAAGTGTAAACAAATGCATTTGTAAAAAAGTTTTACTACGGAAAAAAGAAGTTACATCAGCATAATAACAATCAAGTTGATGTGATCATATTTGAcctattttagtattttataacCAACACACATAAATACTAATAGAAAGTGTTCGGAAGTCTGCCTAACCGGTTCTGACAGCATAAaaaattaccagtttttacCCAGTATCCAATCCACTCATTTGACCACCTCTAAATCCAGTTTCTCAAACAGggcaaagataaagaacaaaaCAGCATCAAAACACTTAGGGACCGTTTGGTTCAAAGATTTTATAGGAATTTGGTGAAAAGTAATTTTAAATTTCCTCTGTTAACCTAACATGACAAGGAAGGAAACTCAAATTCTTTCCACCAAATTCCATAGATTATGTGTACTGTGTACCTTAAACGaaccaaaatcaaaaaataatatatagacCAACCTGAACTGGAAGATTATGGTTGGTGGCTATTTCCCGGAATATGAAGGCAGTGACAGCATTAGTGGCATATCGTTGGTTTGCATTATGTTTAATCACAAGCCCACCATGCAATTTTGGTTGATGATTTTCTTCGTGTTTATcctaagagaaagaaaaaaaaaaagacaatactGAATGAAATAAGAACTCTCATGAGAAAACCATTAATtgctaaaagtctaaaaccgTTAGCAAAAGACACACAAACCATATAATTTGGATGCAAGGCATGAGCCATGTCAGCAGACACCAGAAAGCTTCTTTGCATTGCTTTTTCTAGTAACTGCACAAAAAGAATCCATACTAAGTATTGAAATCATTGCAGTTGAAGTATCTCTATTTTGTAATTTCTTCTACACTCAGCAGCTAGGTATTTTAACCTGCATACTTATTTTGTGCGCTAGAGTTCACccgttttttaaattattattccCATAAATGGCTATACTGCCCATACCTACTACATTTTAGACCAAGTACAAACAAGGGGCCTGATATGAATACATGAGATGACTAAGACTCATGCACTTTCCAGTGAGATAATTTAGCTCAAGCTTCATCTCTAATGTGTCGATgcttaaataaaaagatagatAAAAAGGAAGCAAGTCAAATGGATTGAAAGCTGCCCATGGTGTATTTTGAAGGCATACTACCACCTaaatcaatttaattaaaatgttaaactaacaaacatgattttctcataatacttaatatattacaaatttatatcaAATGGAAGTGCAAAAGCTTTAGGTCAACGCAAGCCTTTTTGACCAGGTTACCAACCCATCCAATCAATATAATATTAGGGTATGAGATGTATTTACCTGTGCATCTGATGAAAAGAAGTTTGTAATGCGGGATAGAGCATCAAACATGACTGGAGATCCAGCTCCTTGTGCTGAGCTAGAACCAACCTCCTCATGATCAAATAATGCCACCATTCTTACACCACTCTCATCTTCAAGACTTTTGTCTGACCCAGTAGCATCTATTAACGCCTGGAATCAATCACAAATTATTAGAAACCCAAACCATCAGAAAACATGGGAAACCTTTCTACCTGAAAAATATCTTTTAGATACACACCATAGACAAATTAATCATACCACTAACCTTCAAGGAGCAGAAAGACATACAAAGATTGTCAAGCCTTCCAGAGAATACAAACTCCTTCATTGCGCCAGCAATTATGCTTGGTTGAGTGTCACATGCTTGTAACtcaaaatcacaaatgtcatcTGCTTTACACCCAGCACGAGCCGCAAGAAGCTAAGAAAAAGACAGACAAAAAAAATAGTGCACCCAAGATGAATCAACTTGTAAAAAACTGAGGTTAGGTGTTCAGATGTAcattataatctttatatagtaaCACATGTAGCATGAAAGAGTTTTAGATGTGCTTCTGTTTGAAATTCTGATAACCAGTTTACAAAAGTATTTGCAAACTTCTCGTTTAagtaaataatgataaaatgaCAGCAAGAAATGTCACATAGTTCAAATATatttaacaaacaaaatataacaatctattttttttccaaatataatataaaaaaaaagtaactaatAGATTTTTAGgtaaaaatatgatatataattcgACCAATTATCATTGTACCATAATAGATCAATGAAAAATAGAAACTGATTATTGTCACTTAAAATCACAATAATCAGGTAATCAGCTCCATATCTTATGTCTAAATGTCCTCTTGGACGAATATTAGCTATATGGCAGTTTTGTCATACTTGCAAGTCATAAAACTTCAACAAAGGGTTGATTAAATGCCAAATAATAAAGTGCATTACCTGCAGAAGAAGAGAATGATGCTTCTGGTTACTGGAAGTGTTTGGACTTTCAATGGGCTTCCCATCTGGGCCATTTTCGGTAACCACTTTATTGAGCTCGGCCTGAAAAAAGTAATCAATCACTTAAATATGACCTCAAAAAATAATTTGCAAATATATCAGTTCAAACACAAAGAAAGGATACCCCTTTTTTGTAAAGGGGTTATGCTTAAAAAGTTTATCAAATGTACCCCTACTCAGCATAACTGTTTACTTGACAGAACATTTCAGTATTATATTCGAGTAGCTAAATGATTACCTTAACAGATGTTGCCAAGACAGGCGCCAGATGAGTTTGTGTGTTCACCTTAAATCCATCATTGACACCCCTATCCAAGTATCCAAATGCAACCAATACCCATTAATCAAGAAAACAAGAGACCACAACTTTGATCCATTTATTTAAGATGAGTTAAATTTGGTTATGCTTCATCCCCAACTGTGCCAGATAGAAAGTAGCCAATAATGAAGTGGGTCAAATGGGCCGCATACGTTAAACCAGTAGGAAGTAGCCTGAAGTGTATTTTTAAAGCATAGATCTGCTATATCTTATTCCAAACAGTATACTTTCATTGAAATAATGAGTTCTCATATCGGTCACACAGATAACTTACAGAGGTATCAAAAATCCCAGATGAAAAGTTTTCAGGTCAACCACCCCGACTTGACCCATTCCAACTAGCAAAAAGTACACCtctgacccattacccaaccagCTCTTGTTGGCCCCTCTAATGCTCTAATTATTCCTTTGTATAGAGACTACCTGTCCAGGTGGATTGCCAGGGTTGGAATTCGCATTATAGGCTCCGTAATTCTAACAAGTCGGTGCGAGTAAGATGCAGAGGTGCCTTTTCCTTCTTTGATTATCATTCTTCCAGCAATTGTTAAGTCACGGTCAAACCATGTATGCCACAAACCTCCTCCATATGTTTGAACACCAACTTCCAAGTAACCAGCTTTTGATACCTAAGAATATACAGCAAGTTCACGAAAACAACATACGCGATCCAtagctaataaaaaaaaaaaaaatcaaagacatGTTACCTTTGAAACAGGCTTCAGCTTAAGACAGGGACTATCAGTATGAGCACCAACTATGTGGAATCCATTTCCAGCAACATATCTAAACATTAAGAAGAATATCAGAAAAGTTAATATTCCTATAATGTCTCAATAAGCCTTTGATTGAGCTATGCTAACCTAAATATAAGTCTGGCCTCTTTGTTGCAGGGTAAACCGTAAACTACATCATTTAAGTAATAGATACTCAATTTCATAAATGTTCTTCCAACATAACTGCTAATCCAGGCATAAATAAAGTTACCTATATACCCCTTTATTGGACTTATTTTCGAGTAGAAAGTACATAAACAAGGCCTATACTTCTGATTATCTTCTTTCTTTGACAGTCAGTTCATCAGTTCCCAGTACCAATAACAGATTTGGTTAACAAAGGATCAAAATAATTACCTACTTACCTCTTCTCCTAACCTAATTCTATGAAACTGAATATTATACCCATACAACAGACTTTTAAAATGctcatttaatataataaaccaGGAAAATGTTATCATTTTATGTTAGATGACCTCCTATAGCCGGTAAACCAGTGCCATGACACCAGTTTCTTTTATGACGTGGGAGCATGCCACATCATCCCTTTACCAGCTATAGAAGGTCACTTACATTACACGGTAACATTTTCCCGTTTCATAACATCAATTAAACATTCTGAGCTTTCATTCTACACAATTACCATTCTAGGTGAGCTCCCTCAAATTTTGATGTCTTTACCATAAATAATCATATTTTCCTCTCGACCATGTCACCCGAAAACTTTAGAAAGTccatcatctatatctatactatattataaagcaaatctacTTTTGATATTCAACATTGaactaaaaatttcaatattgattttaagtttcaacaatgtacacattctaatgcatgatgtaccatacatcatagccacattacatcaataacttccaTTACTCACCGACGTCGACGCCACCACCGCCAAtctccaccgccaccaccgttcaccaccacccgtcactaTCACTGCCgtcgccattacatcaccaccaccgccgccacctccatcaccgccgcaatgcgcgagTACCTTTCTCTCGTctataataatacatcatagcCCTTTGGTTTAATCACTCAACTTTTCGAGATTGATGAAGATTATTACACTCTTTCAATTTAAATCTTAATTTGTCAAACATTTTGTTACAAATTAAGTAATAGAAAAAgtcaaacaataatttaaaagattaTCTTTCATATTCATAATTctatcattaaaattaaaatatgatatacACAAttacataactatatatatatatatatataggaatagAAAAAACATACTTTTTACCAATAGCAAAGGCAACAATAGTGGAATAATTCCTGGTGAAAAAATACTTGTTTCCAGGTTGTAAATTCCAATCTCCCTTTTCATATATTTGTTCATATCCTGCaacttttaatcttttctttGCTTCATCTacagattatatataaatatacactaGTTATTAAAGaattattatagatagatacaaaaaatgtttatatatatatattgataagaaTCAAGTAAGAGTTTTTTGTTGAACTTACCGACGGCGTGGAAGGCGGTGGGAGAAGCGTTAAGAAAGTCGATAAGATCGCCGGCGACTGAGATTTCTGAATCCTTTGCCATTGGAGGATTTTTCAATGTGTTGGTTAATTGTGCGAGACTTTTGATATACTGAATGGGTTAAAGTTTAAAGTGGGATTGCCATATAAGATTCCAAAAGaaatacaacaacaacataATTCGAGGTAAGTTGTAAACAGTTTTATCTCTACATAaaagtagagagactgtttcCATAAGAACCTCTGGCCACAAATGAGTACAAGACGGAAAATGAGCAAtatttagaaaatcatacctgtttgtcgaaaatctgaaaagaagaaatacctg
It encodes:
- the LOC122607867 gene encoding probable aspartyl aminopeptidase → MAKDSEISVAGDLIDFLNASPTAFHAVDEAKKRLKVAGYEQIYEKGDWNLQPGNKYFFTRNYSTIVAFAIGKKYVAGNGFHIVGAHTDSPCLKLKPVSKVSKAGYLEVGVQTYGGGLWHTWFDRDLTIAGRMIIKEGKGTSASYSHRLVRITEPIMRIPTLAIHLDRGVNDGFKVNTQTHLAPVLATSVKAELNKVVTENGPDGKPIESPNTSSNQKHHSLLLQLLAARAGCKADDICDFELQACDTQPSIIAGAMKEFVFSGRLDNLCMSFCSLKALIDATGSDKSLEDESGVRMVALFDHEEVGSSSAQGAGSPVMFDALSRITNFFSSDAQLLEKAMQRSFLVSADMAHALHPNYMDKHEENHQPKLHGGLVIKHNANQRYATNAVTAFIFREIATNHNLPVQDFVVRNDMPCGSTIGPILASGTGIRTVDIGAPQLSMHSIREMCAVDDVNHSYKHLKAFYEDFTCLDAKIAVDV